Proteins encoded in a region of the Cytobacillus pseudoceanisediminis genome:
- the phnD gene encoding phosphate/phosphite/phosphonate ABC transporter substrate-binding protein produces the protein MKKMALFLLSMAMTVVFAGCSFTANSEKDDTLTIAWLPNESGADLGEARDEIGKLIEEKTGKKVEHQTTTDYIVAIEAIANGNADMAFLGAQGYIEAHKKNEKVLPLVVPSGESGTLEDAVYYSWLAVQQENADEYKNGGEFAIDNIQGKKFSFVSNSSTSGFKVPSTGITDYFSEKEEFKSLTAEDLLEGGEDKFFNEVLFGGSHQGSAVNLLTGKADVAAFCDTCVNNYVELAEGDANKPGAVYKVKDDAAEPLNTVAGKEFSLISVTPVLNAPFVINSGTLSEEDQKQLLEIMTSDEVANNEKIFVPEDSEFSGLFSKKSGNERLVEVEDEWFNPIRELAK, from the coding sequence ATGAAGAAAATGGCGCTATTTCTGCTTTCTATGGCTATGACAGTTGTATTTGCAGGCTGTTCGTTCACTGCAAACTCAGAGAAGGATGATACACTGACGATCGCTTGGCTTCCAAACGAATCAGGCGCTGATTTAGGTGAGGCACGTGACGAAATTGGGAAATTAATAGAAGAGAAAACAGGAAAGAAAGTGGAGCATCAAACAACGACTGACTATATTGTGGCAATTGAAGCGATTGCGAACGGCAATGCAGATATGGCGTTTCTTGGTGCACAAGGATACATAGAAGCCCATAAAAAGAATGAAAAGGTTCTTCCGCTGGTTGTTCCAAGCGGCGAGTCCGGCACTTTGGAGGACGCTGTGTATTACAGCTGGCTGGCTGTTCAGCAGGAAAATGCAGATGAATACAAAAACGGCGGGGAATTTGCCATAGACAATATTCAAGGAAAGAAATTCTCCTTTGTTTCAAACAGTTCCACATCAGGATTCAAGGTTCCATCTACAGGCATTACTGATTATTTCAGCGAAAAAGAAGAGTTTAAGAGTTTGACAGCTGAGGATTTACTTGAGGGCGGAGAGGACAAGTTCTTCAATGAAGTATTATTTGGCGGCTCCCACCAGGGTTCTGCTGTCAATCTATTAACCGGCAAAGCGGATGTAGCGGCATTCTGTGATACATGTGTGAACAATTATGTGGAGCTTGCAGAAGGTGATGCTAACAAGCCAGGCGCAGTTTATAAAGTGAAAGATGATGCTGCTGAACCATTGAACACGGTTGCCGGAAAAGAATTCTCCTTAATCTCAGTAACTCCTGTTTTAAATGCACCATTTGTAATTAATTCCGGTACATTGAGCGAAGAAGACCAAAAACAGCTGCTTGAAATCATGACATCAGATGAAGTGGCAAATAACGAAAAAATCTTTGTTCCGGAGGACTCCGAATTTTCCGGATTATTCAGCAAGAAATCTGGAAATGAGCGTCTGGTTGAAGTAGAGGATGAGTGGTTCAATCCGATCCGCGAGCTTGCAAAATAA
- a CDS encoding ATP-binding cassette domain-containing protein, translating into MTALLEVNHLTKQFGKDSKALTDVSFSVQEGEFVSIIGPSGAGKSTLLRCINRMIDATGGEIRFQDLQVMDLKKKN; encoded by the coding sequence ATGACAGCATTATTGGAAGTTAATCACCTTACAAAGCAATTTGGCAAAGATTCGAAAGCATTAACTGATGTAAGCTTCTCAGTCCAGGAAGGGGAGTTCGTTTCCATTATCGGCCCATCAGGAGCAGGGAAATCAACTCTCCTCCGCTGCATCAACCGCATGATTGATGCGACAGGCGGAGAAATAAGGTTCCAGGATCTCCAGGTAATGGACTTGAAGAAAAAGAATTAA
- a CDS encoding PhnE/PtxC family ABC transporter permease, whose amino-acid sequence MQADIFAKKKRNTLAFLLLLGAVTILAMIITEYNALKGFASIPKAIQWGMANFYPTTESLEKLPVILEKLQETLLVSIAATTAAAVFALLFSIFGSNTTRVNPFFGAITRGIATVFRNIDVAAWALILLFSFGQSSLTGYFALFFGSFGFLTRAFTETIDEVSGGSVEALKATGAGYFSIIFQSVIPSSIPQLISWVLFMIETNIRSATLIGLLTGSGIGFTFNLYYKSLAYDTASLVVVVIIAAILLIEYASNYVRKVIL is encoded by the coding sequence ATGCAGGCTGATATCTTTGCTAAGAAAAAGCGAAACACACTTGCCTTCCTATTACTCCTTGGAGCCGTGACCATCCTTGCCATGATTATTACGGAGTACAATGCTTTAAAGGGCTTTGCTTCAATCCCGAAAGCCATTCAATGGGGAATGGCGAACTTTTATCCAACCACAGAATCCTTAGAAAAGCTGCCAGTTATTCTGGAAAAGCTGCAGGAAACACTCCTGGTTTCGATTGCGGCTACGACAGCAGCTGCTGTATTTGCCCTATTATTTTCCATTTTCGGTTCGAATACAACAAGAGTAAATCCCTTTTTTGGAGCGATTACAAGAGGAATTGCCACTGTCTTTCGAAACATCGATGTTGCCGCATGGGCGCTGATTTTGCTGTTTTCATTCGGCCAAAGTTCTTTAACTGGCTATTTTGCTTTATTCTTCGGGTCATTTGGATTTTTAACAAGGGCTTTTACGGAAACGATTGATGAAGTGAGCGGGGGATCAGTAGAGGCGTTAAAAGCGACAGGTGCGGGCTACTTTTCTATCATCTTCCAATCAGTGATCCCATCAAGCATACCGCAATTAATCAGCTGGGTTTTGTTCATGATCGAAACGAATATCCGAAGTGCCACATTAATTGGACTGCTGACAGGATCTGGAATCGGCTTTACATTCAACTTATACTATAAGAGTTTGGCTTATGACACAGCAAGTCTGGTCGTTGTTGTCATCATTGCTGCTATCCTATTGATCGAATATGCATCCAATTATGTAAGGAAGGTGATATTGTAA